One region of Rhodocaloribacter litoris genomic DNA includes:
- a CDS encoding DUF1071 domain-containing protein, whose protein sequence is MEATHHTIPGIESGPRPLADILKDLARPIPARHLREKKQGGAVLTFCPWYRTQKILDHYTRGHWESRVTGITTSDERVFVTVRVTIHAAEGSFSREATGTERLSVNAYGDPSSNAESMAFRRACAKFGLGLHLYEKED, encoded by the coding sequence ATGGAAGCCACGCATCACACGATCCCCGGCATTGAATCTGGCCCGCGCCCGCTGGCCGACATCCTGAAGGATCTGGCCCGGCCCATCCCGGCCCGCCACCTCCGCGAGAAGAAGCAGGGCGGCGCCGTGCTGACGTTCTGCCCCTGGTACCGCACGCAGAAGATCCTCGACCACTACACGCGGGGGCACTGGGAGAGCCGCGTCACCGGCATCACGACGAGCGACGAGCGCGTCTTCGTGACGGTGCGCGTGACGATCCACGCCGCCGAGGGCAGCTTCTCCCGCGAGGCGACCGGCACGGAACGGCTGAGCGTGAACGCCTACGGCGACCCGTCGAGCAACGCCGAGAGCATGGCCTTCCGGCGGGCCTGCGCGAAGTTCGGCCTCGGGTTGCACCTCTACGAGAAAGAAGACTGA
- a CDS encoding DEAD/DEAH box helicase — protein MPSLKKKAISLYLRTGCQRQLLLNLYGDKERRELAMPPRQTVRAGLGLVGKAGYDWQDEKVSELGTVFGAEHVHMNPKREGNRPGTLDLRDVLSRLTSYQFVVEGRFDPNTDTFRRAIGLNELRDLQGEPLGVGNAFPDVVQVLPPMRERAAWEQEIKELGPGASGLEVLPGGDVHPLDEHDGRLRLRVIDIKQTAEPGAHYFAEVVYYSMALAAWLVEYGHTDRFVVVATPAVWPGSYEASALMEVRERCRKAGREPTAEELALALEDDLEIAPFDVFAPRLRRFFREELPYVLQTPWDELPWHVSYACAGCDFLGYPWKDASGKLLNDPLHCWPTAEEKDHLSRVAGLSRGGARLLRPVAANVAALAGVEADDVAFNASPTLRAKRTVYPHRARSLQTETAGVIPDSGSDALMPRWPDLHVYVFLDYDLASAVTAAFSLRAFWKEPLPFGSVLETKRRRWAAVDNKMPTGFQEVFLVDRRDLDREREELVKFLCTLRGILDEVRHLDDADVEAGRRGDPDEPEKAKRSTYQIYLWDEAQRKHLVRVVGRHLGAVLSDTRLRDLAWLFPPPELLVHAEDASHKSPFTLVSDVVQNTVAVPVPHHYTLLDVVQAYRPDPVAAPSVHPLYREPLSDLIPGERLHEMWTHRGDWLNTANTIRETTGKKLSALAYVVSQLERDLGSYLTRAAAPPVIRPPRRLTGVPPHSELWHEYTRLNKSLEELDTLATRAMPPHEREARFKSAHLVRRLEGAEKAEALRHLAAASQHALPPADDLAVYTLSPDSREFNVRPPALGYALSPRSQPAFLQGAAYPLVKDHDIHVPARLSGSVAEVGLTQVSVEAIDRVRGLIALKQWYTNVVPEMEAAGVVDLSADVMLDPVSTDFLTKKVRATLLGIGRPPSAQHDEATLRALGIDAPDTTPTSPESPASEFLWQAPVLAETEVDVDVAAARAALEASGVRLNDSQWAAWEAALTRRLALIWGPPGTGKSQTLRAVVAGAVWLAHRAGKPLRLLIAAGTYAAVDNVLLGADRLLAALLPEKPYRLVRIQSSYSELPVEQAEAHPDVETLTVKTTRAPEEVLTLQGLLEHPEEIVVVAGPSQQLHNLALATKNKSKPRVSARPALTQRRWFDLVLIDEASQLDVAESTLVVSKAADEAAFVLAGDDKQLPPIHQATPPQDLDHLVGSVYGYVRHHHGVAPCPLQVNYRSCQTLVAFTKQAGYDPRLHAHHRDLRLALLTSRFPEERPEDWPAMLHWTPGWAALLAPSKPAACFIYEDEVASQANAFEADAVAALLRLFYGRVDRQLAGELDEDGREKPLTGRPHDPEGFWNRAVGVVTPHRAQMGKIVARLQAAFPDHDPGLIWGAVDTVERFQGQQRDVIVASFGLGDPDLIRAEDEFLYSLNRFNVMASRARAKLIVFTTRSLVDHLSNDADVLEESRLLKNFAESFCKDPQLLTLGYLDEGRLVERAGVLRTR, from the coding sequence TTGCCTTCGCTCAAGAAAAAAGCCATCTCGCTCTATCTCCGAACGGGCTGCCAGCGCCAGCTTCTGCTGAATCTCTACGGCGATAAGGAGCGACGGGAATTGGCGATGCCGCCCCGGCAGACGGTACGCGCCGGGCTGGGGCTCGTCGGCAAGGCCGGCTACGACTGGCAGGACGAGAAGGTTAGCGAGCTCGGCACGGTCTTCGGGGCTGAGCACGTGCACATGAATCCGAAGCGGGAGGGAAACCGACCGGGTACGCTGGACCTCCGGGATGTGTTATCCAGGCTGACGTCGTATCAGTTTGTCGTCGAAGGGCGGTTCGATCCGAACACGGACACGTTCAGGCGGGCCATCGGGCTCAACGAGCTGCGGGATCTGCAGGGCGAGCCGCTTGGCGTCGGCAACGCGTTCCCAGATGTAGTGCAGGTGTTGCCCCCAATGCGGGAGCGGGCAGCATGGGAGCAGGAGATCAAAGAGCTGGGGCCGGGGGCTTCAGGGCTGGAGGTACTGCCGGGCGGCGACGTGCACCCGCTCGACGAACACGATGGGCGGCTCCGCCTCCGCGTGATCGACATCAAGCAGACGGCCGAACCCGGAGCGCACTACTTCGCCGAGGTCGTCTACTACTCGATGGCGCTAGCGGCGTGGCTCGTTGAGTACGGGCACACCGACCGCTTCGTCGTCGTTGCGACGCCGGCGGTTTGGCCGGGGAGTTACGAGGCATCGGCGCTCATGGAAGTTCGGGAGCGGTGCCGCAAAGCGGGGCGCGAGCCGACGGCGGAGGAACTGGCGCTCGCCCTCGAGGATGATCTTGAGATCGCTCCGTTCGACGTCTTCGCGCCGCGTCTGCGGCGGTTCTTCCGCGAGGAGCTCCCCTATGTGCTCCAGACGCCGTGGGACGAGCTGCCGTGGCACGTCTCCTACGCCTGCGCCGGGTGCGATTTCCTCGGGTACCCCTGGAAAGATGCGAGCGGAAAGCTCTTGAACGACCCCCTCCACTGCTGGCCGACGGCGGAGGAGAAGGATCACCTCTCGCGTGTGGCCGGCCTCTCGCGTGGCGGCGCCAGGCTGCTCCGGCCCGTCGCGGCAAACGTCGCGGCGCTCGCCGGTGTGGAGGCAGACGACGTGGCCTTCAACGCCAGCCCGACGCTCCGGGCGAAGCGGACGGTCTACCCGCACCGGGCGCGGTCGCTCCAGACAGAGACCGCCGGTGTGATCCCGGATTCGGGCAGCGACGCGCTCATGCCACGCTGGCCGGACCTACACGTGTACGTCTTCCTGGACTACGACCTTGCCAGCGCCGTGACGGCGGCGTTCAGCCTGCGCGCCTTCTGGAAGGAGCCACTCCCGTTCGGCTCGGTGCTTGAAACCAAGCGACGGCGCTGGGCAGCCGTGGATAACAAAATGCCTACCGGCTTCCAGGAAGTCTTCCTCGTGGACCGGCGCGACCTCGACCGCGAACGGGAGGAACTCGTCAAGTTCCTTTGCACCCTGCGCGGCATCCTCGACGAGGTACGCCACCTCGACGACGCCGACGTGGAGGCGGGCCGGCGCGGCGACCCGGACGAGCCGGAGAAAGCGAAGCGAAGTACGTATCAGATCTACCTCTGGGACGAGGCGCAGCGGAAGCACCTGGTCCGCGTGGTGGGCCGCCACCTTGGGGCCGTATTGTCGGACACCCGTCTGCGTGATCTGGCCTGGTTGTTTCCTCCACCTGAACTGCTCGTACACGCTGAAGACGCGTCGCACAAGTCGCCCTTCACGCTCGTCTCGGACGTGGTGCAGAACACAGTGGCGGTGCCCGTCCCCCACCACTACACGTTGCTGGACGTCGTGCAGGCGTATCGCCCCGACCCGGTCGCGGCACCGAGCGTACACCCGCTCTACCGGGAGCCGCTGAGCGACCTCATCCCCGGCGAGCGCCTCCACGAAATGTGGACGCACCGGGGCGACTGGCTGAACACGGCCAATACGATTCGGGAGACGACCGGGAAGAAGCTCTCCGCGCTGGCCTACGTGGTGAGCCAGCTAGAGCGGGACCTCGGGTCCTACCTCACGCGGGCCGCGGCTCCACCGGTGATCCGGCCGCCCCGACGGCTGACGGGTGTGCCGCCGCACAGCGAGCTCTGGCACGAGTACACCCGGCTCAACAAGTCGCTGGAGGAGCTCGATACGCTCGCCACGCGTGCGATGCCTCCGCATGAACGGGAGGCGCGGTTCAAGAGCGCGCACCTCGTGCGTCGATTGGAGGGGGCCGAGAAGGCAGAGGCGCTCCGGCATCTCGCGGCGGCGAGCCAGCATGCCCTGCCTCCGGCGGATGACCTCGCCGTCTATACGCTCAGCCCGGACTCACGGGAGTTCAACGTACGCCCGCCTGCGCTTGGTTATGCACTCTCGCCACGGAGCCAGCCAGCCTTCCTGCAGGGTGCGGCGTACCCGCTCGTGAAGGACCATGACATCCACGTGCCAGCGCGGCTGTCGGGGAGCGTGGCGGAGGTGGGGCTCACGCAGGTGTCCGTTGAGGCGATTGACCGCGTGCGGGGGCTGATCGCACTCAAGCAATGGTACACGAACGTCGTTCCTGAGATGGAGGCGGCGGGCGTGGTGGACCTGAGTGCGGACGTGATGCTCGACCCCGTGAGCACGGACTTCCTCACGAAGAAGGTGCGTGCGACGCTCCTGGGGATCGGGCGACCACCGTCGGCGCAGCATGACGAGGCGACGCTCCGGGCGCTCGGGATCGACGCGCCCGACACGACCCCGACGTCGCCAGAGTCGCCGGCTTCGGAATTCCTGTGGCAGGCTCCGGTGCTCGCCGAGACTGAGGTGGACGTTGACGTGGCTGCCGCACGGGCGGCGCTGGAGGCGTCGGGCGTCCGTCTTAACGATTCGCAGTGGGCCGCGTGGGAGGCGGCCCTCACGCGCCGCCTCGCACTCATCTGGGGGCCACCGGGGACGGGCAAGAGTCAGACGTTGCGGGCCGTCGTGGCCGGGGCCGTGTGGCTGGCGCATCGGGCAGGCAAGCCGCTCCGTCTCCTCATCGCCGCCGGTACGTACGCGGCCGTGGACAACGTGCTGCTGGGTGCCGATCGGCTCCTCGCCGCGCTCCTGCCGGAGAAGCCCTACCGGCTCGTCCGTATCCAGAGCTCGTACAGCGAGCTGCCGGTCGAGCAGGCTGAGGCACACCCGGATGTGGAGACACTCACCGTGAAGACGACGCGGGCACCCGAGGAGGTGCTGACGCTGCAAGGGCTGCTAGAGCATCCTGAGGAAATCGTCGTCGTGGCCGGGCCGTCGCAGCAGCTGCACAACCTCGCCCTGGCGACGAAGAACAAGTCAAAGCCGCGAGTGTCAGCTAGGCCGGCCCTGACGCAGCGGCGGTGGTTCGACCTCGTGCTGATCGATGAGGCCTCACAGCTCGACGTGGCCGAGAGCACGCTCGTTGTAAGCAAGGCGGCCGACGAGGCGGCCTTCGTCCTCGCCGGCGACGACAAGCAACTCCCGCCCATCCACCAGGCGACGCCGCCACAGGACCTCGACCACCTCGTCGGGAGTGTCTACGGGTATGTGCGCCATCACCACGGTGTAGCGCCATGCCCGCTCCAGGTGAACTACCGCTCGTGCCAGACGCTCGTCGCGTTCACGAAGCAGGCGGGGTATGATCCGAGGCTGCACGCCCACCACCGGGATCTGCGATTGGCCCTCCTCACGAGCCGCTTCCCCGAAGAGCGCCCCGAGGACTGGCCGGCGATGCTGCACTGGACGCCCGGCTGGGCGGCCCTGCTCGCCCCCTCGAAGCCCGCCGCCTGCTTCATCTACGAGGACGAGGTGGCGAGCCAGGCCAACGCCTTCGAGGCCGACGCCGTGGCCGCGCTGCTCCGGCTGTTCTACGGGCGCGTGGACCGCCAACTCGCCGGCGAGCTCGACGAGGACGGGCGGGAGAAGCCCCTCACCGGCCGGCCGCACGACCCCGAAGGATTCTGGAACCGGGCCGTCGGCGTGGTGACGCCGCACCGGGCGCAGATGGGGAAGATCGTAGCGCGGCTGCAAGCCGCCTTCCCTGACCACGACCCCGGCCTCATCTGGGGTGCCGTGGACACGGTGGAGCGCTTCCAGGGGCAACAGCGGGACGTGATCGTGGCCTCGTTCGGGCTCGGCGACCCGGACCTGATCCGGGCGGAGGACGAGTTCCTCTACAGCCTCAACCGCTTCAACGTGATGGCGTCGCGGGCACGGGCCAAGCTCATCGTCTTCACCACCCGCTCGCTCGTGGACCACCTCTCGAACGACGCGGACGTGCTGGAAGAGTCGCGGCTGTTGAAGAACTTCGCCGAGTCGTTCTGCAAGGACCCGCAGCTATTGACGCTGGGGTATCTGGATGAGGGTAGGCTCGTCGAGCGGGCCGGGGTGTTGAGGACGCGCTAA
- a CDS encoding DNA-methyltransferase yields MDLIVTSPPYWRRRNYGHPKQLGQEPTPEAYVEALVEVLDGWRHVLRPHASVFVNLGDTYRDGFLMGVPARFEVAVRQAGWNVANHIVWTKSVGRPEPRPYRLASRHEAIFHLTLARRATHYFFDLFALSADLGRSANPGDVWDLHPARSRSDHIAPFPPELARRAILVACPERVCTSCGRPFTRRLAPTAELDPSRPQAVRAMELFRQHGLTDAHLAAIRAVGISDAGKGKALQNGAGRNAEHVKELAAEAKKALGGYFREFTFAPKRHVGWEGCDCGAPTTPGTVLDPFMGSGTTLRVAQELGRHARGVDLVVPDQLKTVH; encoded by the coding sequence GTGGACCTGATCGTCACGTCGCCCCCGTACTGGCGGCGGCGCAATTATGGGCATCCTAAGCAGCTCGGTCAGGAGCCAACGCCGGAAGCCTACGTCGAGGCGCTCGTCGAGGTGCTCGATGGCTGGCGGCATGTGCTGCGGCCCCATGCATCCGTCTTCGTCAATCTCGGCGATACATACCGGGATGGGTTCCTGATGGGTGTCCCGGCGCGGTTCGAGGTCGCTGTGCGCCAGGCCGGCTGGAACGTTGCCAACCACATCGTGTGGACGAAATCCGTTGGGCGACCCGAGCCGCGTCCGTACCGGCTGGCGAGCCGGCATGAGGCCATCTTTCATCTCACCCTCGCCAGGCGTGCTACGCACTACTTCTTCGACCTTTTCGCCCTCTCCGCCGACCTGGGACGCAGTGCGAACCCGGGCGATGTCTGGGATCTGCATCCCGCTCGCAGCCGGAGCGATCACATTGCCCCCTTTCCGCCCGAACTGGCCCGCCGCGCCATCCTCGTCGCATGCCCCGAGCGCGTCTGCACTTCGTGCGGCCGGCCATTCACGAGACGCCTGGCGCCGACGGCCGAGCTCGACCCATCACGCCCTCAGGCCGTGCGGGCTATGGAACTGTTTAGGCAGCACGGCCTGACCGACGCTCATCTGGCTGCCATTCGCGCTGTGGGCATCTCCGACGCCGGCAAGGGCAAGGCGCTTCAAAACGGAGCCGGGCGTAATGCGGAGCATGTGAAGGAATTGGCAGCCGAGGCAAAGAAAGCGCTCGGCGGCTACTTCCGCGAATTCACGTTTGCCCCGAAGCGACACGTTGGCTGGGAGGGGTGTGACTGCGGGGCACCAACGACGCCAGGCACGGTGCTCGACCCCTTCATGGGCAGCGGTACGACACTCCGTGTGGCGCAGGAACTGGGACGCCATGCGCGTGGCGTTGACCTTGTAGTACCTGATCAACTGAAGACGGTGCATTAG